Within Agarivorans litoreus, the genomic segment CAGCCATAAGCAAGTTGCCAGCAACATCAACGCAAAAACCAGCTTTACTTGCTTCATCCATTTACCGGGTTTGGGTAAAGCTTTTGCTAAGCTTGGAAATGCCGCTACTAACAGCCAAGGCAACGCCATGCCAAGCGCTAATGCGCTAAAGATGATGATTAGGGATAAGGGGGCAGCTCCCAGAGCAAACGCCACCGCGGTTCCCAAAAAAGGCGCACTACAGGGCGTCGCTAATAGAGTGGCGAACATCCCCTGTAAAAAGTGCCCACCATAGCTATTTTCGCCGCTGGTTGCTAACCGCGTTTGCCAAGAAGCTGGCAGGCTTATTTCAAACGCTCCCAACATATTTAGCGCAAACAACGCAGTTATCAGCACCATAAAGCCGATAAACCAAGGTTGCTGAAATTGAATCCCCCACCCTACAGCCTGACCACTAACTTTAAGCAACATAACAAAGCCAGCCAACAACCAAAATGACACAACAATGCCAGCAGCTGAGGCTAAAAATTGGCGGCGAATTCGCCCTTGGTCGACACTAGCTGCAGTAATCACCGAGCTAAGCTTCATGCCTAATACCGGCAGTACACAAGGCATGACATTGAGGATTAAACCACCCAACAGTGCAAACACTAATAACTTAGGCCAAGCGATTGCTTCTACACTGACTTGCCCAGCAACAACCTTACTTTGGTACTCAACAGCCTGCTGCTTATCAAATATGGTTAAGTGTAATACTTTGTCGGTGAGCATCGGTGGCGCTAACCAGTTTTCAGCGCTAAAAACCGCGCTTACTTGCTTAGGCTGTTGGCTCAAATTAAGCAGTGTAAATGTGGTTTCAGGGTCACCATCTACTACTAGTTGCGGCAACTGCCATTGATATTCACCACGCAACGTTACCTGCAATTGCTGCTTGTTTTCATCCCATACAAAGTCACCAGTGCCTGCTTCAGCGAGGGGCGGTACCGCCATGTTTGCTTTGTTGTATAAATACATCGCTTCACTGTCTGGGCGCAGCGTTGTTAAGTCCACATCAACGGTAAAAGGGTAATCAGTGAGAACACAAACATTGGTGCAAGTAGATAGGGTTAATACCCCGCTTATAGGGCCTGCCTGAGCGCTGGAACCAACTCTTAACAACAGTGGAAAATCGACCGCTTGTTGGTAGCCAAAGGTTTGCAAACCCAACAATGAAAAGCGCTCGGGCCGCGGCCACAACCACTCAAGTGATTGCACGCTGCTTGCCTCATCCCAACGAATACTGGGCGCAACGCCGCCTTCTCCTGGCGAGCGCCAGTAGGTTTTCCAATCGCCTTCTAACTTCACTTGCAACACTGCAGGCAAGAGCTTGGTTTGCTGATTGAACTCACCAGTAAGCATAAGCCGAACTTGCGCAGGTGGATGTTGTTTATGAGTTAACCAACCCGTGCTTTGGCTAAACGCCAAGCTCGGCGTTAAGCTCAATAACAACAGCCAAGGTAATAAATTTTTCAATATCATCTCCAATTAGTAAAAATTAACGCAAAAGGTTGCCGTTAGTTTTTATTCTCGAAAATGACACACCGAGCGATACATTCGCCGAGGAGGCGGAATAGTAGGTTTAAGAAAGGTTTGAAAAGCGCTTAAGTGAGGCAGGATTACCAGCGCTAAAGCTGCAAATAGCACTACTACAAACACTTGCTCTAAGGTTTGAATGTACTGCTTAAGTAGATGTTCGGTAAAGTGACAGCTTTGCTCATTTAATGCCTGGCTGGAAAAGCTTTGTTCATCCGCTAAATGCGCACTGGGGCAAGTGACACTCAAGCCAAGATTTTTGGCTAAACAGGTAGCCAATAGCACTGCCAGCAGCAGTAAAGTAATTTTAGCTTTAAAAGTAGTGCGCTTAAAAAACATGGCTTGGGATTAACAAAGTCATGTTCTTCTTTTACTGATACTCGCTATAAATTACAAGTAATACCAGCAAAATTGGTCAACAAAATGTCAGTGGGATAACGCTTAAAATAAAACATCATCCCTGAAGAACTAACTGCTATAAAAGAATGTAATGTAGCAACATTATTTTAAGCTATGCTATTGCCACGCAATTAGCTTGTGAAGATTTCAGTGAGATTAAGCAAACATGCCTAGGGTCTGTTGATCTTTGCTGATGGTTTTTTGCAGCAATTTATTAGCCATTTAGGCAAGGCAGTGAGTGTGCCGTTAAGTGGGCTTAATAATCACTCGCTAACGCTGAATAAATGGCTAAGAAATGCAGCCCGAAGGGTTCGGATAAGCGAACGTTACTCTTTGTTAAGCACTTCTTGTTTAGCCCACTAGGCTTCTAAGTGCTCGCCGCGATTAAAGCCCGCTTATCTCGAACAAAATTGCAACACCAAAGATCAACAGACCCTAATAATCATCGGCACAAATCCAAAAGAACTTTCACCGATGAGTTACCAAGTTGCTATGCCGCAGTATGCTCTAACTCACTACTATACCACCTAGCTAAATTGTGCCACCTGTTGCTGCAGCTCTTGCGACAGAGTTTGCAACTGGGTAGCGCTACTGGCTGTTTGCGCCGCAGTATTTCGGCTATCACTGGTAAGGTTGCTAATCTGCGAGGCATTGGCAGCAATTTCTTGCGACACCTGTGCTTGTTGCTCGGTAGTAGCAGCAATGGTTTCCGACTGGCTAGCAATACTGGTAACTTGCTCGGTAATGCCATTTAAGGCTTCACCAGTTTGCGCTGCATGCTCGGTAAAAAACTCACCGCGCTTTTGGCTTTCGCTCATCATGCTCACCGCATTGCTAGTGCTTGATTGCAACTTGGCGATAATGGTTTCCACTTCTTTAACCGATTCTTGTGTTCGTTGGGCAAGCGTTCTAACTTCATCTGCAACTACTGCAAATCCGCGCCCTTGCTCACCGGCTCGCGCCGCTTCAATAGCTGCATTAAGCGCTAATAAGTTGGTTTGATCGGCAATATCGTTGATCATCTTGGTAACGTCTTGAATGTTGTTACTTTCTTTACCCACTAACTCAATGGCCTCGGCCGAGGATTTTAGTTGGTCATTAAGTAAGTCGATCTCTGCCACCATTCGTGCGACCAGTTTTGCCCCTTGCTGAGTATTACCATCAGCAGCGCGCACACTGCTAGCAATGTCTTCAACCTGTTCAGCTACCGACGCCGCAGAGGATGACATTTCTTCAATAGCCGCTGCTACTTGGTCAACCTGCGCTTGCTGATTTTCCAACTGGCCTA encodes:
- a CDS encoding protein-disulfide reductase DsbD family protein yields the protein MILKNLLPWLLLLSLTPSLAFSQSTGWLTHKQHPPAQVRLMLTGEFNQQTKLLPAVLQVKLEGDWKTYWRSPGEGGVAPSIRWDEASSVQSLEWLWPRPERFSLLGLQTFGYQQAVDFPLLLRVGSSAQAGPISGVLTLSTCTNVCVLTDYPFTVDVDLTTLRPDSEAMYLYNKANMAVPPLAEAGTGDFVWDENKQQLQVTLRGEYQWQLPQLVVDGDPETTFTLLNLSQQPKQVSAVFSAENWLAPPMLTDKVLHLTIFDKQQAVEYQSKVVAGQVSVEAIAWPKLLVFALLGGLILNVMPCVLPVLGMKLSSVITAASVDQGRIRRQFLASAAGIVVSFWLLAGFVMLLKVSGQAVGWGIQFQQPWFIGFMVLITALFALNMLGAFEISLPASWQTRLATSGENSYGGHFLQGMFATLLATPCSAPFLGTAVAFALGAAPLSLIIIFSALALGMALPWLLVAAFPSLAKALPKPGKWMKQVKLVFALMLLATCLWLLSLLANFLSGVGLLLVTAVVVLTFVWVLLKQYGAKALLISFSALMLIGGGVALVGAMTSERWAKVLPSDLVWQPLQQSNIAEQVAQGKVVLVDVTADWCITCKANKVGVLLQDPTYSRLKLDTVHLVKGDWTKPSSEVSAFLQRYQRFGVPFNIVYGPAAPNGIALPVILSHQVIEQALAQAAGDASLFQD